A stretch of DNA from Bacteroidota bacterium:
CTCGCGGTGCTTATGTTCTGGCTCGGCTTCGGCCCGGCTCCGTTTCTGGCCAAGAGCGAGGGGGCCGTGCGCAGCCTGCTCGAGACGATTGAGACCAAGCGCATCGCCGCGCTCGAGGCCGAGCGCGAGACGGTCGCCCGGCTGCCGCTCGATCCCGAATCACTCCCGTAGGGGCGACCGGTCGGTCGCCCCTACACCGTTCACCTCACCCCGACTCACCCGCTATGCCTTCCTCCCTGTGCCTGCTCCGCGTCCTGCTGATTGTGCTGCTGCTCGGCGTGGGCGTCCAACCGGTGACGGCGCAGACGGCGCAAGAAGACACCGCCGAGATGCTCCAGGACGAGCCCGTGGCCGACCCCGAGACCGAACTCGGCCTCGACCCGCCGGACGCCGGCGAGGTGGAGGCGCTTCAGGAAGAGGCCGCCGAGGGCGGCGAGGATGACCACGGGCACGGGGCCGACCCGCCGGTCTGGCTCGTGATCCCGTTCGCCGCCTTGCTCCTGATGATCGCCACGGGGCCGCTGTTCTACCTCCACCACTGGCACCACCACTACCCGAAGTACGCCGTCGCGCTCGGGGCGATTGTGGCAGGGTATTACCTCTTCGTGCTCCACTCGCCGATCCCGATGGTGCACGCGCTGGAAGAGTACATCGCGTTCATAGCGCTCGTCGGGTCGCTCTTCATCGCCTCGTCGGGCATCTTCATCAACGTCAACGCGAAGGGGACGCCCCTGGCGAACGTGGCGCTGCTCCTGATCGGCTCGGTCGTCGCCAACTTCATCGCCACGACGGGAGCGGCGATCCTCTTCATCCGGCCGTTCCTCCGGCTCAACCAGGGCCGGCTACGGCCCTACCACATCGTCTTCTTCATCTTCCTCGTCGCCAACGTCGGCGGGGGGCTGACGCCGATTGGGGACCCGCCGCTGTTCCTCGGCTTCCTGCGCGGGGTGCCGTTCTTCTGGACGCTCTTCAACGTCCTCCACATCTGGATACCGACCGTCATCATCCTGCTCGGCATCTTCTACGTGATCGACACCCGCAACAGGGCCGTCAGCACCGCGCCGGTCGTGCCCGGGGCCGAGACCTTCTCGATCGTCGGGAAGAAGAACTTCATCTTCGTCGCCGTCATCATCGCGAGCGTCTTCATCGACCCCAGCGTGCTGTCGTTCGTGCCGGAGCTGCACGTCGGCGACCTCCACATGCCGTTCGGCATCCGCGAGGTCATCATGCTCTCGGTGATGTTCGTTGCCTACAAACTCGGCAACAAGGAGGCGCTCCAGAAGAACGAGTTCACGTTCGAGCCGATCCGCGAGGTGGGGTGGCTCTTCCTCGGCATCTTCGCGACGATGCAGCCCGCGCTCAGCCTGATCTCGTCCTACGCCCGCGCAAACGCGGACGCCCTCAGCCAGAACGCGTTCTACTGGGGCACCGGGATCCTCTCCGGCGTGCTCGACAACGCGCCGACCTACCTCAACT
This window harbors:
- a CDS encoding sodium:proton antiporter, whose amino-acid sequence is MPSSLCLLRVLLIVLLLGVGVQPVTAQTAQEDTAEMLQDEPVADPETELGLDPPDAGEVEALQEEAAEGGEDDHGHGADPPVWLVIPFAALLLMIATGPLFYLHHWHHHYPKYAVALGAIVAGYYLFVLHSPIPMVHALEEYIAFIALVGSLFIASSGIFINVNAKGTPLANVALLLIGSVVANFIATTGAAILFIRPFLRLNQGRLRPYHIVFFIFLVANVGGGLTPIGDPPLFLGFLRGVPFFWTLFNVLHIWIPTVIILLGIFYVIDTRNRAVSTAPVVPGAETFSIVGKKNFIFVAVIIASVFIDPSVLSFVPELHVGDLHMPFGIREVIMLSVMFVAYKLGNKEALQKNEFTFEPIREVGWLFLGIFATMQPALSLISSYARANADALSQNAFYWGTGILSGVLDNAPTYLNFLAASMGKFGLDVNDPAAVQQFADGVSPAGPETMIYLGAISVAAVFFGALTYIGNAPNFMVKAICEANGADTPTFGGYVAKYSVPILIPVYAVVWLVFFSGYMF